A single window of Candidatus Acidiferrales bacterium DNA harbors:
- the nadC gene encoding carboxylating nicotinate-nucleotide diphosphorylase, with protein MAQPEAISAAATLPDWGSPEILDLIRRALEEDIGAGDRTSSAIVAATARAEGEIVAKQDLVLAGLPLAERVWRSLDPSLRLEAQRTDGAWVSSGAMVARLRGPARALLAGERVALNFLQHLSGIATWTRQLVLAVAGTKARIRDTRKTIPGLRRLEKYAVRLGGGENHRFGLFDGILIKENHIALAGSVRRAIELAREKSPEVPLEVEVRNEAELDEAVAAGAPLVLLDNMSAGQVRACVLRAGGLVKMEVSGGIHRENIRAYAEAGADYIAVGALTHSAPAADLSFLCKPE; from the coding sequence ATGGCGCAGCCTGAAGCCATTTCCGCAGCCGCCACCCTCCCCGATTGGGGCTCTCCCGAAATTTTGGATCTGATTCGTCGCGCCCTCGAGGAAGACATCGGCGCGGGCGACCGCACCAGCTCTGCCATCGTGGCCGCCACCGCCCGGGCGGAAGGTGAAATCGTGGCCAAGCAGGACCTCGTTCTTGCCGGACTGCCTCTCGCCGAGCGTGTCTGGCGCTCGCTCGACCCCTCCCTTCGCCTGGAAGCGCAGCGAACCGATGGGGCGTGGGTTTCCTCAGGCGCCATGGTCGCCCGGTTGCGCGGCCCGGCGCGAGCGCTGCTTGCCGGCGAGCGGGTGGCCTTGAATTTCCTACAGCACCTGAGCGGCATTGCCACCTGGACGCGGCAATTGGTGCTGGCGGTTGCCGGCACCAAAGCCCGCATTCGGGACACGCGCAAGACCATTCCCGGGCTGCGCCGGCTTGAAAAATATGCGGTGCGGCTAGGCGGCGGAGAAAATCATCGCTTCGGGCTCTTCGATGGAATTTTGATCAAAGAAAATCACATTGCCCTGGCCGGCTCGGTTCGCCGGGCCATTGAATTGGCCAGGGAGAAGTCACCCGAGGTTCCCCTTGAAGTCGAAGTGCGCAATGAGGCCGAACTCGACGAAGCCGTGGCGGCGGGAGCGCCGCTCGTTCTCCTGGACAACATGAGCGCCGGGCAGGTGCGGGCGTGCGTGCTGCGAGCGGGCGGGCTGGTCAAGATGGAAGTCTCCGGGGGTATCCACCGCGAAAATATTCGCGCCTATGCCGAAGCCGGCGCCGACTACATCGCCGTGGGCGCGCTCACCCATTCCGCGCCCGCTGCCGACCTCTCTTTCCTCTGCAAACCGGAATAG
- a CDS encoding valine--tRNA ligase, protein MPLEIPKAYDPSVIEPRWAQYWVERRLYVAETDERKPIYSLVIPPPNVTGSLHMGHMLEHTQIDILMRWKRMLGANVLWLPGTDHAGIATQLVVERQLADQGMERTALGRAAFEQKVWEWKAQSGDAIKKQMIRLGASCDWSRERFTLDPALARAVREVFIRLYEEALIYRGRYIVNWCPRCQTAISDLETIHQERKDKLYYLRYPVTGSEEFVIVATTRPETMLGDSAVAVHPEDARYRHLAGKHLLLPLMKREIPLITDSYVNPEFGTGAVKVTPAHDPADFETGLRHFLPEINIMDETGRLNENAGPYADLDRWEARKRVMQDLYHEGLVERVEDYVHAVGTCQRCHTVVEPRASTQWFVKVKPLAEAAIRAVEEKHTRFVPENWTKVYFDWLRNIHDWCISRQLWWGHRIPAYYCRECGQVMVARETPPACSRCASEGVEQDPDVLDTWFSSALWPFSTLGWPDRTEDLKRFYPTSLLITGFDILFFWVARMMMMGLKFMDDVPFREVYIHALVRDAERQKMSKTKGNVIDPLAVTDKYGTDAVRFTLAIMAAPGTDIVLSEDRMVGYRAFANKIWNAARFIFLNLDKSEQAGVVKREEVAAEPILAGAPYPVHGQVSLADRWLFARLNHIAADIEAALEQYRFHEASHLLYHFFWHEFCDWYIEWVKPQITSLEKSEANQAAWRNLLAAFETALRLLHPFMPFITEELWHQLPRQCRGESISRESYPQARPEWEDAEAEAQVELLQQIIAEIRNIRAELKIEPKRKIAAALGSEDPQVLELVHRQEAMVLGLAGLERLDRRSGHLAPAADKPAAGPDSIGTGIIRSAARFDVWVAFGVKDREVERARLARKKEKIEGELARLGRQLNDRTFREKAPENVIRSMEARLGELQIEHQKLVDQLARLI, encoded by the coding sequence ATGCCGCTTGAGATTCCCAAAGCGTATGACCCGTCGGTGATTGAGCCGCGCTGGGCCCAATACTGGGTCGAGCGGCGGCTTTACGTCGCCGAAACCGACGAGCGCAAACCGATTTACTCGCTGGTGATCCCCCCGCCCAACGTCACCGGCTCGCTCCACATGGGCCACATGCTCGAGCACACCCAGATTGACATTTTGATGCGCTGGAAGCGCATGCTTGGGGCGAACGTGCTTTGGCTCCCCGGCACCGACCACGCCGGCATTGCCACCCAGCTTGTGGTCGAGCGGCAACTGGCCGACCAGGGAATGGAGCGCACGGCGCTGGGCCGGGCGGCGTTCGAGCAAAAGGTTTGGGAGTGGAAGGCGCAGTCGGGCGACGCGATCAAGAAGCAAATGATCCGTCTGGGAGCTTCCTGCGATTGGTCGCGGGAACGCTTCACGCTTGACCCGGCGCTCGCCCGCGCGGTGCGCGAAGTTTTTATCCGGCTGTACGAGGAAGCTCTGATCTACCGCGGAAGGTACATCGTCAACTGGTGCCCGCGCTGCCAGACGGCCATCTCCGACCTTGAAACCATTCACCAGGAGCGCAAGGACAAGCTCTACTACCTCCGTTATCCGGTGACGGGCTCGGAGGAGTTCGTCATCGTGGCCACCACCCGGCCGGAAACGATGCTCGGCGACAGCGCCGTCGCCGTCCACCCGGAAGACGCGCGCTACCGGCACCTCGCCGGCAAGCACCTCCTGCTGCCCCTGATGAAGCGCGAAATTCCCCTCATCACCGACAGCTACGTCAACCCCGAATTCGGCACCGGCGCCGTCAAGGTGACGCCCGCGCACGACCCGGCCGACTTTGAAACCGGCCTGCGACACTTCCTGCCGGAAATCAATATCATGGATGAGACCGGCCGGCTCAACGAGAACGCCGGCCCCTACGCCGACCTTGACCGCTGGGAAGCCCGCAAGCGCGTCATGCAGGACCTTTATCACGAAGGGCTCGTCGAACGGGTGGAAGATTACGTTCACGCCGTGGGCACCTGCCAGCGCTGCCATACGGTGGTCGAGCCGCGCGCCTCCACGCAATGGTTTGTGAAGGTCAAGCCGCTGGCCGAAGCCGCGATCCGGGCGGTCGAAGAAAAGCACACCCGGTTTGTCCCGGAGAACTGGACCAAAGTCTATTTCGACTGGTTGCGCAACATTCACGACTGGTGCATCTCCCGCCAGCTCTGGTGGGGCCACCGCATCCCGGCCTACTACTGCCGGGAGTGCGGCCAGGTGATGGTGGCGCGGGAGACGCCCCCGGCCTGCTCTCGCTGCGCCTCGGAAGGCGTCGAGCAGGACCCCGACGTACTCGACACGTGGTTCAGTTCGGCGCTCTGGCCCTTCTCCACGCTCGGCTGGCCCGATCGCACCGAAGACTTGAAGCGCTTCTATCCCACCAGCCTGCTCATCACCGGCTTCGACATCCTCTTCTTCTGGGTCGCCCGCATGATGATGATGGGTCTGAAATTCATGGATGACGTTCCCTTCCGCGAGGTCTATATCCACGCCCTGGTGCGCGACGCCGAGCGGCAGAAAATGTCCAAGACGAAAGGGAACGTGATTGATCCGCTCGCGGTGACCGATAAGTACGGCACCGACGCCGTCCGCTTCACCCTGGCCATCATGGCGGCGCCGGGAACGGATATTGTCCTGTCCGAAGACCGCATGGTCGGCTACCGCGCCTTTGCCAACAAAATCTGGAACGCGGCTCGTTTTATCTTCTTGAACCTCGACAAGTCGGAGCAAGCGGGGGTGGTGAAGCGGGAGGAGGTTGCCGCGGAACCCATTCTGGCGGGGGCGCCTTATCCGGTCCACGGCCAGGTCAGCCTGGCTGACCGCTGGCTGTTCGCGCGGCTCAACCACATCGCCGCTGACATCGAGGCCGCGCTCGAACAATACCGCTTCCATGAGGCCTCTCACCTGCTCTACCACTTCTTCTGGCACGAATTTTGTGATTGGTACATCGAGTGGGTGAAGCCTCAAATCACGTCGCTCGAGAAGAGCGAAGCCAATCAGGCAGCCTGGCGGAACCTCTTGGCCGCCTTTGAGACTGCCCTGCGGCTCCTGCATCCCTTCATGCCCTTCATCACCGAAGAGTTGTGGCACCAGTTGCCGCGTCAGTGTCGGGGCGAATCGATTTCCCGCGAAAGCTATCCGCAGGCGCGCCCCGAATGGGAGGACGCCGAGGCCGAGGCTCAGGTCGAGCTGCTCCAGCAGATCATCGCGGAAATCCGCAATATCCGCGCCGAGCTGAAGATCGAGCCAAAGAGAAAGATTGCCGCCGCCCTGGGATCGGAAGACCCTCAGGTGCTCGAACTGGTTCACCGCCAGGAGGCGATGGTTCTCGGGCTTGCCGGCCTCGAAAGACTCGACCGCCGCAGCGGCCATCTTGCGCCTGCGGCGGACAAGCCGGCCGCGGGTCCTGATTCCATCGGGACGGGAATCATCCGGTCGGCCGCTCGCTTCGACGTTTGGGTGGCGTTCGGCGTCAAGGACCGGGAAGTGGAACGCGCCAGACTCGCCAGGAAAAAAGAAAAAATCGAGGGCGAGCTGGCCCGGCTGGGCCGGCAATTGAACGACCGGACGTTTCGGGAAAAAGCTCCCGAGAACGTGATTCGTTCCATGGAAGCGCGACTCGGCGAGCTCCAGATCGAACATCAGAAACTCGTGGATCAGCTTGCCCGCCTGATTTGA